One part of the Acipenser ruthenus chromosome 55, fAciRut3.2 maternal haplotype, whole genome shotgun sequence genome encodes these proteins:
- the LOC117401619 gene encoding ras-related protein Rab-7a-like — MASRKKVLLKVIILGDSGVGKTSLMNQYVNKKFSNQYKATIGADFLTKEVLVDDRLVTMQIWDTAGQERFQSLGVAFYRGADCCVLVFDVTAPNTFKTLDSWRDEFLIQAGPRDPENFPFVVLGNKIDLENRQVPLKRVQAWCQSKNNIPHFETSAKEAINVEQAFQTIARNALKQESEVETYDFPDQIKLDRNDQPRASSEGCNC, encoded by the exons ATGGCCTCCAGAAAGAAGGTGCTCCTGAAAGTGATTATCCTGGGAGACTCggg TGTTGGAAAGACCTCTCTCATGAACCAGTATGTCAACAAGAAGTTCAGTAACCAGTACAAAGCCACAATCGGAGCGGACTTCCTGACCAAGGAGGTGCTAGTGGACGACAGGCTGGTCACAATGCAG ATCTGGGACACGGCTGGGCAGGAGCGTTTCCAGTCTCTGGGCGTTGCGTTCTATCGCGGGGCTGACTGCTGCGTGCTGGTGTTCGACGTCACGGCTCCGAACACCTTCAAGACTCTGGACAGCTGGAGAGACGAGTTCCTGATCCAGGCCGGGCCCCGAGACCCAGAGAACTTCCCATTCGTAGTGCTGGGGAACAAGATCGACCTGGAGAACAGACAG gTGCCGTTGAAGCGTGTTCAGGCGTGGTGTCAGAGCAAGAACAACATCCCGCACTTCGAGACGAGCGCCAAGGAGGCGATCAACGTGGAGCAGGCCTTCCAGACCATCGCCAGGAACGCACTGAAACAG gaaTCTGAAGTCGAGACGTACGACTTCCCAGATCAGATCAAACTGGACAGAAACGACCAGCCGAGAGCTTCGAGTGAGGGGTGCAACtgctga
- the wdr45 gene encoding LOW QUALITY PROTEIN: WD repeat domain phosphoinositide-interacting protein 4 (The sequence of the model RefSeq protein was modified relative to this genomic sequence to represent the inferred CDS: deleted 1 base in 1 codon) translates to MAQQRGVNSLHFNQDQSCFCCAMETGVRIYNVEPLMEKGHLDLEQLGSVSLVAMLHRSNLLAVVGGGSNPKFSEISVLIWDDARESKDSKDKMVLEFTFPKPVLAVRMRHDKIIIALRSRIYVYTFPDNPTKLFEFDTRDNPKGLCDLCPSLEKQLLVFPGHKCGSLQLVDLSNTKPGTSAAPVTVNAHQSEIACVALSQQGSVVASASRKGTLIRLFDTQTKEKLVELRRGTDPATLYCINFSHDSSFLCASSDKGTVHIFALKDTRLNRRSALARVGKVGPVIGQYVDSQWSLASFTVPAECACICAFGRNTSKNVNSVIAICVDGTFHKYVFTPDGNCNREAFDVYLDICDDDDF, encoded by the exons atggCACAGCAAAGAGGAGTCAACAGTCTGCACTTCAACCAGGACCAGA GCTGTTTCTGCTGTGCGATGGAGACAGGGGTTCGAATCTACAACGTGGAGCCACTCATGGAGAAGGGACACCTGG atCTGGAGCAGCTGGGCAGTGTGAGTTTGGTGGCGATGCTGCACAGGTCCAACCTGCTGGCTGTCGTG GGGGGGGGCAGCAACCCCAAATTCTCAGAGATCTCAG TTCTTATTTGGGATGACGCTCGTGAGTCTAAAGACTCAAAGGACAAGATGGTTCTCGAGTTCACCTTCCCTAAGCCTGTGCTGGCTGTGCGCATGAGACACGACAA GATCATCATTGCATTGCGCAGCAGAATCTATGTTTACACCTTCCCTGATAACCCCACCAAACTCTTTGAGTTCGACACCCGAGACAACCCCAAAG GCCTGTGTGATCTCTGCCCCAGTCTGGAGAAGCAGCTCCTGGTCTTCCCTGGACACAAGTGTGGCAGCCTGCAGCTCGTG GATCTCTCGAACACCAAGCCCGGCACATCGGCGGCCCCTGTCACGGTGAACGCTCACCAGAGCGAGATCGCCTGCGTGGCGCTGAGCCAGCAGGGCAGCGTGGTGGCCTCCGCCTCCAGGAAGGGCACCCTGATCCGGCTCTTCGACACCCAGACCAAGGAGAAgctggtggagctgaggagaggcACCGACCCAGCTACCCTGTactg catCAATTTCAGCCACGACTCCTCCTTCCTGTGTGCCTCCAGTGATAAAGGCACGGTGCACATCTTCGCTCTGAAAGACACCAGACTGAACCGGAGATCCgc gctTGCCCGTGTAGGGAAGGTGGGTCCTGTGATTGGTCAGTATGTTGATTCTCAGTGGAGTCTCGCCAGCTTCACTGTCCCGGCTGAGTGCGCCTGCATCTGCGCCTTCGGAAGAAACACGTCCAAGAACGTCAACTCTGTCATAG cGATCTGTGTCGACGGCACGTTTCACAAGTATGTGTTCACTCCCGATGGGAACTGCAACAGAGAGGCCTTCGATGTGTACCTCGATATCTGTGACGATGACGACTTCTAA
- the LOC117401598 gene encoding selenide, water dikinase 1-like, whose protein sequence is MDSCVTPLRHGSLSLVQTTDFFYPLVEDPYMMGRIACANVLSDLYAMGITECDNMLMLLSVSQRMSDKEREKVMPLMMRGFRDAAEEGGTSVTGGQTVLNPWIIIGGVATVVCQPSEFIMPDNAVPGDVLVLTKPLGTQVAVNAHQWIDIPEKWNKIKLVVSKEDVELAYQEAMYNMAMLNRTAAGLMHTFNAHAATDITGFGILGHAQNLAQQQRCDVAFVIHNLPIIAKMAAISKACGSMFGLVQGSSAETSGGLLVCLPREQAARFCAEIKSPKYGEGHQAWIIGIVEKGNRSARIIDKPRIIEVTPRGAGAGGQEGTTTTTPSPEALA, encoded by the exons ATGGATTCATGTGTGACCCCCTTGCGGCACGGCAGCCTGTCTCTGGTTCAGACCACCGACTTCTTCTACCCCCTAGTGGAGGACCCCTACATGATG GGGCGCATCGCCTGTGCCAACGTGCTGAGTGACCTGTACGCCATGGGGATCACAGAGTGCGACAACATGCTGATGCTGCTGAGTGTTAGCCAGAGAATGAGCGACAAG GAGCGCGAGAAGGTGATGCCGCTGATGATGCGTGGTTTCCGGGACGCCGCAGAGGAGGGGGGCACCTCGGTGACGGGGGGGCAGACTGTCCTGAACCCCTGGATCATCATCGGGGGGGTCGCCACTGTGGTGTGCCAGCCCAGCGAGTTCATCAT gcCGGACAATGCAGTTCCTGGTGATGTGCTGGTCCTCACAAAGCCTCTTGGTACTCAGGTTGCTGTCAATGCTCACCAGTGGATAGACATT CCAGAGAAGTGGAACAAGATCAAGCTGGTGGTTTCAAAGGAAGATGTGGAGCTGGCTTACCAAGAGGCGATGTACAACATGGCGATGCTTAACAGGACAG cggCTGGTCTGATGCACACCTTCAATGCCCACGCTGCCACTGACATCACGGGGTTTGGAATCCTGGGCCACGCCCAGAACCTGGCGCAGCAGCAGCGCTGCGACGTGGCCTTCGTCATCCACAACCTGCCCATCATCGCCAAGATGGCTGCCATCAGCAAGGCCTGCGGGAGCATGTTTGGATTAGTGCAGGGGAGCTCTGCCGAGACatcgg gagGCCTGCTGGTCTGCCTGCCCCGGGAGCAGGCGGCTCGGTTCTGTGCTGAGATCAAGTCCCCGAAGTACGGAGAGGGTCACCAGGCCTGGATCATCGGCATCGTGGAGAAGGGGAACCGCAGCGCCCGCATCATCGACAAGCCCCGAATCATCGAGGTGACCCCCcggggggcaggggcaggggggcaggagggcaccaccaccaccacccccagcCCTGAGGCActggcatag